GTTTGTAAGCGCACTCACGGACTCACGCGCTGTCTTTCATCCCTCTTGAACACCGTCCATCTTCGGTGTATCTTCGCTCATGCTTTCCGAGCTGCGGATCCGCAACTTCGCGCTGATCGACCGGCTTTCGGTTCGGCTGGGTCCGGGGCTCAACGTGCTCACCGGCGAAACAGGCGCGGGCAAATCCATCATCGTGGGCGCGCTTTCGCTCCTGCTCGGTGAGCGCGCGTCCGCCGACGTGGTGCGCGCGGGCGAGGACCGGGCGTCCGTTGAAGGCGTGTTCGATGTCGCCGGGCGTGAGGACGTGGGCCGCATTCTGGACGAGCGCGGCATCGATCCCGACGAGGACGGCGTGCTGGTGCTGAAGCGCGAGGTGGCCGCCGCCGGCCGCAATCGCGCGTGGGTGAACGGTTCGCCCACGACGGCCGCCGTGCTGGGCGAGCTGGGCCGTGCGCTGGTGGACCTGCACGGCCAGCACGAGCACCAGACGCTGCTGAAGCGCGACGAGCAGCGGGCCATTCTGGATGCCTACGGCGGCCACGGGGAGATGCTGTCCGCCGTCCGCGAGGCGCACCGCGATGCCGTGGCCCTGCGCCGCGACATAGCCGAGCTCGACACGCGGCGGCGCGACGCGGCGCAGCGCGCGGACTTCCTGCGCTTTCAGGCCGACGAGATCGCGGCGGCCTCGCTGAAGCCGGGCGAGGAGGAGGAGATGGAGGACGAGGCCCGCCGGCTGAGCCACTCCGAAGAGCTGCAGGCGCTCTCGGGTGGACTTGCCGACGCGGTCAGCGGCTCCGAGGGAGCGCTGCTTCACGAGGTGGGCAGCCTGCGGCGGCAGATCGACAGCCTGGTGCGCATCGACCCGGCCCAGGAAGACGTCCGCGAGCTGTACGACACCGTCTACTACTCGCTGCAGGAGCTGGGCGAGCGGATGGAGCGGTACAGCTCCACCATCGAGCACGACCCGCGGCGCCTGGAAGAGATCCGCCGCCGGCAGGACCTGGTCTTTCGCCTGAAATCCAAGTACGGGCAGACGCTGGACGAGGTGATCGAGGTGGGCCGGCGCGCGCGGGCGGAGCTGGACCTGGTGGAGGGCGCCGAGTGGGAGCTCGGGGGATTGAAGAAGAAGCTCGCCGCGGCCGAAGAGGCGCTCGCCGCGGCCGCCGCGAGCCTGACCGCCGCGCGTGAGACCGCCATGGAGCGCCTGTCCGTGGAGGTGAGCGCGGTGCTCCCAGAGCTGGGAATGAGCAATGGCGCGGTGTTCCGCGCCGAGCGCGTTCCCCTGGCGCAGGCGGGCGCCTTTGGGGCCGAGGAGGTGGAGTTCCGCGTGTCGCTGAACCGCGGATTCGACCCCAAGGCCCTGTCTCACGTGGCATCGGGCGGCGAGATGTCGCGCATCATGCTGGCGCTGAAGACCATCCTCGCTCGGCTGGACTCGGTGCCCACGCTGGTGTTCGACGAGGTGGACGCGGGGATCGGCGGGCGGGTGGGGCTGCAGGTGGGCGACAAGATGCGGGAGGTGGCGGGCACTCACCAGGTGTTCGCGATCACGCACCTTCCGCAGATCGCCAGCCGCGCGCACGTGCACCTGCTGGTGCGAAAGGGCGAGCGCGACGGCCGCACGACCACGGAGGTAACGCCCCTGGAGTCGGCCGATCGCGTGCAGGAGATTGCCCGCATGCTGGGCGGCGACCCCGAGAGTGCCGTGTCGCTGGAGCACGCGGCCGAACTGCTGGAGCGCGGGGTGGGGGTATAAGGTCGGCTACGGCCGCGGTGTCCACGAGGCCAGGGCGTGCCACCAGCCGTCCGACACACCGAAGCAGGCCAGTCCACGCAGGTGGACTTCGTGTGGTCGTTGCAGCGAATTCATTCGCCCGCGGCCCCCGCGCCTCAAGGTTTCATGTCGCTGCCGCGCCCGGGTCTCGTGGCATCCCAGGCTAGATCTTTCGGCCCGCATGGGATGGATTGCGGGCGAGTTCGGTGCGCTTGGGCCTCTGGATGACAGGGTGCCGGGGGCGTTCGGACAGGAGAGCGTCCCGATGTAGAAACACCCCCGCGGTCTCTTGGCCGTGGGGGTATTTGCGTGCTGTCGGTCGGTCGCCTCGTTCAGCGCCGCTCGTGAGCGGGTGGACGCCCGCCGCTGGTTGTCGGCGTGCCGGGAGGCGCGGGTGGGGTGCCCGGTGGCGACGGGTCAGGCGTCGCAGGTTCGGTCGCGGGCACGGTGGCCGCTGGAGCCGGGGCGGTGGTGTCCGCCGGGACCGGTGGGGGCGGCGGGATGCTGTCCGGACCGGGGAGCAAGCCCGGGTGCGGATGGAAGCGGCCGATGATGCGTACCTGGCTGTACGCGGGCGCCTCACCGCTTCCCGCGAAGGCCGAGAGCACGGAAACGTCGACCTCCACCGGCACGGCCGCCTGGCCGAGCGAATACGCCCGGAGCGTGCTGTACCGCGCGCCGATCCCCGCCGCGTGCGCCATCCACGAGTCGAGAGTCTCCACGGGCGACGGCAGCACGTCTCCCGTGTACGTGGTGGCACCCGCCCGCGTGAACGCGTACTGGCCCGCGAACGAGAGCTCGCGCGTCAGCCGCCAGCGCGGGACCACGTTGAAGGCCAGCTGCGACCCCGGCTCGCGGCGCACCGTGCGTACCGCGCTGTCGGGCGGAAAGGGGCGGTCCGCTGCGAAGGCGAGGCGCTGCACGTCTGCCGGCAGCAGCACGTCGAGGCTGGCGGAGGTGCTGATCAGCCACCGGCGGGAGAGGAAGACGTCGTTGAACGCGTCCACCCCCAGGCCGAAGTGGCCGCCCCCCGGCACCAACTCGGTGCGGAACATCGTGCCGCGTGCCCCCGTGGGAAGACGGCCGCGCACGCCGACCGATGTCCGCACGGCGCGGCGCTGGACGGTGTCGGGGATGGGCCACCCCGGCGGGCCCGGCGTCAGCAGGAAGCGCGCGCCCACCTGCACGTCGCCGAAGCGGTAGCCCCGGCTGTTCGAGAGCGAATCGAACGCGGCCAGCTGCTGGTTCGGCTGCAGATTGGCGAAGTCGACCGTGGCGGTTGGCAGGTTCAGCGTGTCTGTGCCGCGCTTGCGGAGCAGCGCCTGGAGCGAGTCGCCCAATTGCGAGCCGCGCGTGGGCAGCAGCAGTCCGCCGCCGTAGCCCGCCAGCGCCGAGTCGATCTTGGCCAGGGCGGCGCGGTTCTTCACCGCGTCGGGATTCACTCCCACGTTGCCGCCCAGCAGGAACGGCCCCAGCGACGAGACGCCGCGCCGCTCGATGGGCACCGTGGCGAACACGGTGATACGGTCGCGCCAGCCGTAGCGCACGGTGAGCGGCACCTGCCGTACGTCGGCGCGCAGCCGGAGCGAGGTGGTGCCCGGAACGAGCGAGTCGGGAAGGGGACTGCCGCCGGTGAGCCTTGCCCACAGCTGGCGCGTTCCCACGTTGGCCTTGGCCAGCGAATCGCCCAGCGCCTGCAGGGCGAGGTCCTGGAACGGCTGGGCGAACTCCGAACCGAGGCCGTCGCCGCCCAGATTGCGCTGGTAATGGGTGAAAACGCCCGCTCCGGTCAGTTCCAGCTTGCCGCGGGGCAGCACCCATGCGTCGGCGTCCTGCGCCGGCGCAGGCACGGCGGCCAGCAGCAGGAGCGTCAGCGCGAGGGGGGTGCGAAAAGGCAGATTCATCCGCCGGAAACGTAGTCGGGGTGTGCAGGGAAATCCGCGAAAAAGGGCGCGGCTGCGGCGGGGACGCTAGCGCACGCGCCGGGCGCTGTCAAACGCACCGGGCCTGAAATCACGCGGGCCCGCGGGGTTGACGGTCCACCGTATGGTACATACATTTGCCGGGCGCTGAGGGTCCCTGCCGGGGCCCTCTCGCGTGTGGCGCCGTAGCCAAGTGGTAAGGCAGAGGACTGCAAATCCTCCATCCCCGGTTCGAATCCGGGCGGCGCCTCTGGGCAGGAACGCCCGGCCGGGCGGTTGACGATCTCCGGCCAGGCTGTTAGGTTGCAAGGCTC
This is a stretch of genomic DNA from Longimicrobium sp.. It encodes these proteins:
- the recN gene encoding DNA repair protein RecN, which produces MLSELRIRNFALIDRLSVRLGPGLNVLTGETGAGKSIIVGALSLLLGERASADVVRAGEDRASVEGVFDVAGREDVGRILDERGIDPDEDGVLVLKREVAAAGRNRAWVNGSPTTAAVLGELGRALVDLHGQHEHQTLLKRDEQRAILDAYGGHGEMLSAVREAHRDAVALRRDIAELDTRRRDAAQRADFLRFQADEIAAASLKPGEEEEMEDEARRLSHSEELQALSGGLADAVSGSEGALLHEVGSLRRQIDSLVRIDPAQEDVRELYDTVYYSLQELGERMERYSSTIEHDPRRLEEIRRRQDLVFRLKSKYGQTLDEVIEVGRRARAELDLVEGAEWELGGLKKKLAAAEEALAAAAASLTAARETAMERLSVEVSAVLPELGMSNGAVFRAERVPLAQAGAFGAEEVEFRVSLNRGFDPKALSHVASGGEMSRIMLALKTILARLDSVPTLVFDEVDAGIGGRVGLQVGDKMREVAGTHQVFAITHLPQIASRAHVHLLVRKGERDGRTTTEVTPLESADRVQEIARMLGGDPESAVSLEHAAELLERGVGV